A genomic window from Glycine max cultivar Williams 82 chromosome 17, Glycine_max_v4.0, whole genome shotgun sequence includes:
- the LOC100783085 gene encoding geraniol 8-hydroxylase yields MLPFSTLFQTPLTTEYWYNHPTTTLLAFLLISLVTCYAWLKPKAQRLPPGPSGLPFFGNLLSLDPDLHTYFAVLAQIHGPIFKLQLGSKLCIVLTSPPMARAVLKENDTVFANRDVPAAGRAASYGGSDIVWTPYGPEWRMLRKVCVAKMLSHATLDTVYDLRREEVRKTVSYLHDRVGSAVNIGEQVFLTVINVITNMLWGGVVEGAERESMGAEFRELVAEMTQLLGKPNVSDFFPGLARFDLQGVEKQMNALVPRFDGIFERMIGERKKVELEGAERMDFLQFLLKLKEEGGDAKTPLTITHVKALLMDMVVGGTDTSSNTIEFAMAEMMHNPEIMKRVQEELEVVVGKDNTVEESHIHKLSYLQAVMKETLRLHPVLPLLVPHCPSETTIVGGYTIPKGSRVFVNVWAIHRDPSIWKKSLEFDPTRFLDAKLDFSGNDFNYFPFGSGRRICAGIAMAEKTVLHFLATLVHLFDWTVPQGEKLEVSEKFGIVLKKKIPLVAIPTPRLSNPDLYQ; encoded by the exons ATGCTTCCCTTTTCAACTCTCTTTCAAACCCCGTTAACCACCGAGTATTGGTACAACCACCCCACAACAACACTTCTAGCGTTCTTGCTCATCTCCCTTGTTACTTGCTATGCATGGCTCAAGCCCAAGGCCCAAAGGCTTCCACCGGGCCCATCGGGCCTCCCTTTCTTCGGGAACCTCCTATCCTTGGACCCAGACCTCCACACTTACTTCGCCGTCCTGGCCCAGATCCACGGTCCAATCTTCAAGCTCCAGCTCGGGAGCAAACTCTGCATCGTGCTGACTTCGCCGCCCATGGCTCGCGCGGTGCTCAAAGAGAACGACACCGTTTTCGCAAACCGTGACGTCCCTGCCGCGGGCCGGGCCGCGAGCTACGGCGGATCCGACATAGTGTGGACCCCATACGGGCCCGAGTGGCGGATGCTGCGGAAGGTGTGCGTGGCTAAGATGCTGAGCCACGCCACGCTGGATACGGTGTACGATCTGCGCCGCGAGGAGGTGCGCAAAACGGTGTCGTATTTGCACGACCGAGTGGGGAGTGCGGTGAATATAGGGGAACAG GTTTTTCTGACGGTGATAAATGTGATAACGAACATGCTGTGGGGAGGGGTGGTGGAAGGGGCGGAGAGAGAGAGCATGGGGGCGGAGTTCAGGGAGCTTGTGGCGGAGATGACGCAGCTTTTGGGGAAGCCGAACGTGTCGGATTTTTTTCCCGGGTTGGCCCGGTTCGATTTGCAAGGTGTGGAGAAACAGATGAACGCGCTGGTGCCACGGTTCGATGGGATATTTGAACGGATGATTGGTGAAAGAAAGAAGGTGGAATTGGAAGGGGCAGAAAGGATGGACTTTCTGCAGTTTTTGTTGAAGTTGAAGGAGGAAGGCGGTGATGCCAAGACGCCACTCACCATCACCCACGTTAAGGCACTCCTTATG GACATGGTTGTCGGTGGAACTGACACATCTTCCAACACAATTGAGTTTGCAATGGCAGAAATGATGCACAATCCAGAGATAATGAAGAGAGTCCAAGAGGAGTTGGAAGTTGTAGTAGGGAAAGATAACACGGTAGAAGAGTCTCACATTCATAAGTTATCCTACTTGCAAGCTGTGATGAAAGAAACTCTAAGATTACACCCTGTGCTTCCACTTCTAGTACCTCATTGTCCTAGCGAAACCACTATTGTGGGAGGTTACACAATCCCAAAGGGGTCTCGGGTGTTTGTGAATGTGTGGGCTATTCATAGAGACCCTTCAATTTGGAAGAAATCACTCGAATTTGATCCTACAAGATTCTTAGATGCAAAATTGGATTTCAGTGGCAATGACTTCAACTATTTCCCCTTTGGATCTGGAAGAAGAATTTGTGCAGGAATAGCAATGGCTGAGAAGACGGTTTTGCATTTTCTTGCCACACTCGTACACTTATTTGATTGGACAGTACCCCAAGGAGAAAAGTTAGAGGTATCAGAGAAATTTGGAATTGttctcaaaaagaaaatacCTTTGGTTGCTATCCCCACCCCACGGTTATCCAACCCAGATCTTTATCAATAG
- the LOC100787507 gene encoding flavonoid 3'-monooxygenase CYP75B137: MVASLSTLVLLLCVISTVAWYSCLYFLKLNNNTQKKTLPPGPPGLPIFGNLLSLDPDLHTYFAGLAQIHGPILKLRLGSKLSIVITSPAMAREVLKENDTVFANRDVPAAGRSATYGGSDIAWTPYGPEWRMLRKVCVLKMLSNATLDSVYDLRRNEMRKTVSYLYGRVGSAVNIGEQVFLTVMNVITNMMWGGAVEGAERESMGAEFRELVAEITQLLGKPNVSDFFPGLARFDLQGVEKQMHALVGRFDGMFERMIDRRTKVEGQDGESREMKDFLQFLLKLKDEAGDSKTPLTIIHVKALLMDMVTGGTDTSSNTIEFAMAEMMHNPEIMKRVQEELEVVVGKDNMVEESHIHKLSYLQAVMKETLRLHPVLPLLIPHCPSETTNVGGYRIPKGSQVFLNVWAIHRDPSIWENPLKFDPTRFLDAKWDFSGNDFNYFPFGSGRRICAGIAMAERTVLYFLATLLHLFDWTIPQGEKLDVSEKFGIVLKKKIPLVAIPTPRLSNPDLYN; the protein is encoded by the exons ATGGTTGCTTCCCTCTCAACCCTGGTTCTTCTATTGTGTGTTATTTCCACGGTAGCTTGGTACTCATGCCTCTACTTCCTCAAACTCAACAACAACACTCAGAAGAAGACCCTTCCACCGGGCCCACCGGGCCTCCCTATCTTCGGGAACCTTCTATCTCTTGACCCGGACCTCCACACTTACTTCGCCGGACTGGCCCAGATCCACGGCCCAATTCTCAAGCTCCGACTCGGGAGCAAGCTCAGCATCGTCATAACCTCACCGGCCATGGCTCGCGAGGTGCTCAAAGAGAATGACACCGTTTTCGCCAACCGCGACGTCCCCGCCGCCGGAAGGTCAGCAACCTACGGCGGCTCCGACATAGCGTGGACTCCGTACGGACCGGAGTGGCGGATGCTGCGGAAGGTGTGCGTGCTCAAGATGCTGAGCAACGCCACGCTGGACTCCGTGTACGACCTGCGCCGCAACGAGATGCGCAAAACCGTGTCTTATTTGTACGGTCGAGTGGGGAGCGCGGTGAATATAGGAGAACag GTGTTTCTGACGGTGATGAATGTGATAACGAATATGATGTGGGGAGGGGCGGTGGAAGGGGCGGAGAGGGAAAGCATGGGGGCGGAGTTCAGGGAGCTGGTGGCGGAGATAACGCAGCTCTTGGGGAAGCCGAATGTTTCGGATTTTTTTCCCGGGTTGGCCCGGTTCGATTTGCAAGGCGTGGAGAAACAGATGCACGCTTTGGTGGGCCGGTTCGATGGGATGTTTGAACGAATGATTGATCGGCGAACGAAGGTGGAAGGGCAAGACGGGGAAAGCAGAGAAATGAAGGATTTTCTGCAGTTTTTGTTGAAGTTAAAGGACGAAGCCGGTGACTCCAAGACGCCACTTACCATCATCCACGTTAAGGCACTGCTCATG GATATGGTTACGGGTGGAACTGATACATCTTCCAACACAATTGAATTTGCAATGGCAGAAATGATGCACAATCCAGAAATAATGAAGAGAGTCCAAGAGGAGTTGGAAGTCGTAGTAGGAAAAGATAACATGGTAGAAGAGTCCCACATTCATAAGTTGTCCTACTTGCAAGCTGTGATGAAAGAAACTCTAAGGTTACATCCTGTGCTTCCACTTCTAAtccctcattgccctagtgaAACCACCAATGTGGGAGGCTACAGAATTCCAAAGGGGTCTCAAGTGTTCCTGAATGTTTGGGCTATTCATAGGGATCCTTCCATTTGGGAGAACCCACTTAAATTCGATCCTACAAGGTTCTTAGATGCAAAATGGGATTTCAGTGGCAATGACTTCAATTATTTTCCCTTTGGATCTGGAAGAAGAATTTGTGCAGGAATAGCAATGGCTGAGAGGACGGTTTTGTATTTTCTTGCCACACTTCTGCACTTATTTGATTGGACAATACCTCAAGGAGAAAAATTAGATGTGTCGGAGAAATTTGGTATTgttctcaaaaagaaaattcctcTTGTTGCCATCCCCACCCCACGATTATCCAACCCAGATCTTTATAATTGA